One window of Plasmodium relictum strain SGS1 genome assembly, chromosome: 14 genomic DNA carries:
- a CDS encoding RAP protein, putative, which translates to MKLGNLISNNTLKKNLLINYKNDVSTKYFMCSLNAYTFEINYLNKVSFNKYEKRFIRVGKYADLINYKSSLKNKNENTKNEKNKSNEKQTSIFEILNNNELEISQPKKYKKKIENNDDKKKGNEDEINLNYSLCENRKMETSKKKINTINKSLKNQKDSLKKRYKKQIINKIMNNNNIINIEQITKDKEKKNMNENITEYNEKKINNFNNKYVTKRKLLKKQISLNSYAITNSYVNKKYYISIKKNLKENDFNISEIKSMQLLDEVKKINERKDEKKEMKNEIKEFQIDSVSYENKNKIIKKIYKASINHVRDENLWKKYVQNTFIVSVYLDASDIVILFWCFSKIGYRDNRLINLLCSIILKKINELSACALSLLLNSFKKLEIKKYDTIELLTNQFCFHTVKWTFQDIALVSNALAFFYIYHKTFWKKCILKLQHNYYFSHPLHLCLVISSFARLDIREGNILLCMSKSAKKLAKEFSPNNLSLVIHSFAKLKFHHPKFYNYMYQYVHKHLDKQLLINGYNAKSSSIHFSKTSEEEVKEKDKDISFENNRNFNNLNINITSGINKNINDKLKPSERSSNNNLINQNMYNSCVNDQNKNKDRIFKEKDIIIHSETQKKNGNYDKVDEENINNASNGNLEKLVKKDSLFDLQSLVLLLFSCVCLINCTQQMILKLTYLIIPHKDYLGDHKVDKLKYVSDYLQYVFPSTFEKFPKEIKDFYKFIDNYEIKRKKLKYCPRWINELSRILMKINVDHLKNIYINNICADIMLTDSNVIIKCLGPYSYYVNSLVSTSISDLKIKILEKKKYKVITLSYHDWNNLNDYEEKINFLYAFGRNAANFFFLNSKKEGLHINEKDNINTTDNILLKEKNENELKDKKENSIEHKNSVDDSLEDTEIENYFSDEESEIINFIKNVKSANEENTNIDEEITNIKNFLTDANK; encoded by the coding sequence ATGAAATTAGGAAACTTGATAAGTAATAacacattaaaaaaaaatttattaataaattataaaaatgatgtatctacaaaatattttatgtgTAGTTTAAATGCTTATACATTTGAGATTAACTATTTAAACAAAGTtagttttaataaatatgaaaagagATTTATAAGAGTTGGGAAATATGCTGatctaataaattataaaagcagtttaaagaataaaaacgaaaacactaaaaatgaaaaaaacaaaagtaATGAAAAACAAACAagtatttttgaaatattaaataataatgaactAGAAATATCTCAAccaaagaaatataaaaaaaaaatagaaaataatgacgataaaaaaaaagggaatgaagatgaaataaatttaaattatagttTATGTGAAAACAGAAAAATGGAAActagcaaaaaaaaaataaatactattaataaatcattaaaaaacCAAAAGGATAGTCTTAAAAAgagatataaaaaacaaataattaataaaataatgaataataataacataatAAATATAGAGCAAATAACTAAAgataaagagaaaaaaaatatgaatgaaaatataactgaatataatgaaaaaaaaattaataattttaataacaaatatgttacaaaaagaaaacttttaaaaaagcAGATTTCATTGAATAGTTACGCAATTACAAATagttatgtaaataaaaaatattatataagcataaaaaaaaatttgaaggAAAATGATTTTAACATATCTGAAATAAAGTCTATGCAACTTTTAGATgaagttaaaaaaataaatgaaaggaaagatgaaaaaaaagaaatgaaaaatgaaataaaagaatttcaGATAGATTCTGTTagttatgaaaataaaaataaaattattaaaaagatatataaagCATCAATTAATCATGTAAGAGATGAAAATTTATGGAAAAAATATGTTCAGAATACTTTTATAGTATCTGTTTATTTAGATGCAAGTGATATAGTTATCCTGTTTTGGTGTTTTAGCAAGATTGGATATAGGGATAATAGGCTAATAAATTTACTTTGttctattatattaaaaaaaataaatgaattaagTGCTTGCgcattatcattattattaaatagctttaaaaaattagagaTAAAGAAGTATGATACTATAGAATTATTAACAAATCAATTTTGCTTTCATACAGTTAAATGGACGTTTCAAGACATAGCATTAGTTTCTAATGCTTTagcatttttttatatttatcataaaaCATTTTGGAAAAAATGCATATTAAAATTGCaacataattattatttttcacaTCCTCTTCATTTATGCCTTGTTATATCTTCTTTTGCTAGATTAGATATTAGAGAAGGTAACATATTGTTGTGCATGAGCAAATCAGCAAAAAAGTTGGCAAAAGAGTTTTCTCcaaataatttatctttaGTAATTCATTCTTTTGCAAAATTAAAGTTTCATCATCcgaaattttataattatatgtatCAGTATGTTCATAAGCACTTAGATAAACAATTACTAATAAATGGATATAATGCAAAAAGTTCATCAATCCATTTTTCTAAGACATCAGAGGAAgaagtaaaagaaaaagataaagatATATCTTTTGAAAACAatagaaattttaataatctaAACATAAATATTACCTCaggaataaataaaaacataaatgataaattaaaaccTAGTGAACGATcaagtaataataatttaatcaATCAGAATATGTATAATAGTTGTGTAAAtgatcaaaataaaaataaagatagaatatttaaagaaaaagatattatCATTCATAGTGAGActcaaaagaaaaatggaAATTATGATAAAGTAGATGaagaaaacataaataatGCTTCGAATGGTAACTTAGAAAAATTAGTTAAAAAGGATTCTCTTTTTGATTTACAATCCTTAGTGTTATTACTTTTTTCCTGTGTCTGTTTAATTAACTGTACTCAACAGATGATATTAAAATTGACCTATTTAATAATTCCACATAAAGATTACTTAGGGGATCACAAAGTAGacaaattaaaatatgttaGTGATTATTTACAATATGTTTTCCCTTCAACGTTTGAAAAATTTccaaaagaaataaaagatttttataaatttattgacAATTATGaaatcaaaagaaaaaaattaaaatattgtcCAAGATGGATTAATGAATTATCAagaattttaatgaaaattaatgtagatcatttgaaaaatatttacattaaCAATATATGTGCAGATATAATGTTAACAGATTCAAATGTTATAATTAAGTGCCTTGGTCCTTATAGCTATTATGTAAATTCATTAGTTAGTACATCAATATCGGatttgaaaataaagatcttagaaaagaagaaatataaagttattacATTAAGTTATCATGATtggaataatttaaatgattatgaagaaaaaattaattttctgTATGCCTTTGGTCGAAATGCTgccaactttttttttcttaattctAAAAAAGAAGGCTTACATATTAACgaaaaagataatattaatacaacagataatattttattaaaagaaaaaaatgaaaatgaactAAAggacaaaaaagaaaactcCATTGAGCATAAAAATTCCGTTGATGATTCATTAGAAGATACTGaaattgaaaattatttttctgaTGAAGAAAgtgaaataattaattttataaaaaatgtaaaaagtgcaaatgaagaaaatacaaatatagaTGAGGAAAtaacaaatattaaaaatttcttgACAGACgcaaacaaataa
- the Sel3 gene encoding selenoprotein, putative, with protein MTLKKIYILIVLILFNIASLTVESGUSRKLHIKLPNKDDDYLAKLIDIFKDICSYTVKNKKTIQKIIIGSLISAYSVNSLYNSGVTFKKNPHYSFFIPSSKYLKNVFKIIKKNYEIKMDKFVQQKIFEKYFTNVNNLKIMEMYIVNNLMNFTYYLPEKIKKEKFYNFLKYKEFENFESLFSHVKILKHEQIFIFHGKLKKHFWIHLPLKYKILKADNDTYTLIFIPLYKYYSNYIIEIKIQKENNNVKFATFIKRNENGKKTDLFYINVIKNIASYLTYDIFDGMDNNIKVYYKRNNKFGKLNFINSKRILKKDKFKMKFILPSFKSFNFKIKQK; from the coding sequence atgactctaaagaaaatatatattttaattgttttaattttatttaatattgcTTCCTTGACTGTAGAATCAGGGTGATCTAGGAAGTTACATATTAAATTACCAAATAAAGATGATGATTATTTAGCTAAATTAATTGACATTTTTAAGGATATATGCAGCTACactgtaaaaaataaaaaaacaattcaaaaaattataataggATCATTAATATCAGCATATTCAGTAAATTCATTGTATAATTCAGGAGTTACATTCAAAAAAAACCCacattattctttttttattccatcaagcaaatatttaaaaaatgtatttaaaattataaagaaaaattatgaaataaaGATGGATAAATTTGTccaacaaaaaatatttgaaaaatattttaccaATGTTAATAACTTAAAAATTATGGAAATGTATATAGtgaataatttaatgaaCTTTACATATTATTTAcctgaaaaaataaagaaggaaaagttttacaattttttaaaatacaaggaatttgaaaattttgaaaGCTTATTTAGTCATGTAAAGATATTAAAGCATgaacaaatttttatttttcatggaaaattaaaaaaacatttttggATACATCTTCctttaaaatacaaaatattgAAAGCTGATAATGATACATatactttaatttttataccATTATACAAATATTACTCTAATTACattattgaaataaaaatacaaaaagaaaataataatgtaaaatTTGCAACATTTATCAAAAGGAATGAAAATGGTAAAAAGACAgacttattttatataaatgtaataaaaaatattgctTCATACTTAACATATGATATCTTTGATGGAAtggataataatattaaggTATACTATAAAAGAAACAACAAATTTGGCAAATTGAATTTCATTAATTcaaaaagaatattaaaaaaagataaattcaAAATGAAATTCATCCTCCCTTCTTTTAAATcgtttaattttaaaattaaacaaaaataa
- a CDS encoding superoxide dismutase [Fe], putative, with product MAITLPKLKYALNALSPHISEETLSFHYNKHHAGYVNKLNTLIKDTNFANKSLLDIVKESTGAIFNNAAQIWNHTFYWDSMGPNCGGEPYGEIKEKIEKDFGSFSNFKDEFSNILCGHFGSGWGWLALNNKNKLVILQTHDAGNPIRDNTGIPILTCDIWEHAYYIDYRNDRASYVKAWWNLVNWGFANENLRNALNK from the coding sequence ATGGCTATTACATTAccaaaattaaaatatgcaTTAAATGCTTTGTCGCCTCATATAAGTGAAGAAACATTAAGTTTTCATTACAATAAGCATCATGCAGGATatgttaataaattaaatacatTAATTAAAGATACAAATTTTGCtaataaatcattattaGATATTGTAAAAGAATCAACAGGAgcaatttttaataatgcaGCTCAAATATGGAATCACACATTTTACTGGGATTCTATGGGACCAAATTGTGGGGGAGAACCTTATggagaaataaaagaaaaaattgaaaaggATTTTGGATCATTTAGTAATTTTAAAGATGaattttcaaatattttatgtGGCCATTTTGGTTCAGGTTGGGGTTGGTTagctttaaataataaaaataaattggtAATTTTACAAACACATGATGCAGGAAATCCAATAAGAGACAACACTGGTATACCTATATTAACATGTGATATTTGGGAACATGCTTATTATATTGATTACAGAAACGATAGGGCATCGTATGTAAAAGCATGGTGGAATTTAGTAAATTGGGGTTTTgctaatgaaaatttaagaaatgccttaaacaaataa